The sequence ctcttctcagctctggtgagaccccacctggagtactgcctccagttctggagcccctattaccagagggatctggaggtgctggaaggtgtccagagaagggccatgaggatgatcagagggctggagcacctctcctatgaggacagactgaaggagttggggctgttcagtctggagaaggctctgaggtgacctcactgtggccttccggtgtctgaagggggctccaagaaggctggggagggactgctcaggatctcaggtaatgatggactagggggaatggaatgaagctggaggtggggagattgaggctggaggtgaggaggaagttcttccccatgagagtggtgaagccctggaatgggttgtccagggaggtggttgaggccccatccctggaggtgtttaaggccaggctggttgaggctctggccaggctgatgtagtgtggggtgtccctgcccatggcagggaggttggaactggatgatccttgtggtcccttccaaccctgactaattctaggattctgtgatatgaATACAGTGCTGTATTCTGGTCTGTCCAAGTAGATGGCTACTAAGTTTGGGAACTTTCAGCCTGGCATTGTTTGTAATGGCAAAAATTCTCAAGTTTAAAGTTCTGGGTAAAGAAGGTTAGGTTATATTGCTTGTAATGGCTTGATTTAATTATAAAGTCAGAATTTGGAAGTCTGTTTATTATTTACTGATGTGTTTTGATTCCTGTGGGGTGAATTATGTTTAATACAATTTTAAAACCATCTTTCATGGGTATATAAGAGGAAGAATAATGTGTTGTAACAGGATGAGGTCacttggaaaaggaaaaggaagaaaaccaatGGTACTGAACCAACCTGTCTGTGGTCAAAAGCAAGGAGTTACTTAGGTAATACTGTGAAAAGTGGGACTGAATTATGTGGGTAAATTATTCTTACTCTTTGTTCTTGTGCAGGTTGCTGAAGTCCGCATCTAGTGCACCAAGTCTTCAGGTAGTGTGCTTCATGCTTTGAGACCAGGGGATCTTGATGCTCTGAAATGAAGATGGAGGCAGTGGGAAAAACAGAAGAACTTGTTGATTCAGAAGTTCCACCAAAGACTTCTGCAAAGCAAGAGACTGCTCCTGATGAAGATGGACCTATAGAACTTGAGACACAAAATCAGAAGGATAACATGCCCACTGCAGCAGACTCTGCAGTGCTCTCTTCAATGCCTTGCTTACTGATGGAACTGAGGAGAGACTCCTCAGAATCGCAGTTAGCGTCTACAGAGAGCGATAAGCCGACTGGTGGTCGAGTTTACGAGAGTGACTCTTCTAATCATTGCATGCTTTCACCTTCATCCAGTGGGCATTTGGCTGACTCAGACACCTTGTCTTCCACAGAAGAGAATGAGCCCTGTCAGGCTGAAGCTGCTGTAGAGGGAGACCCTTCTGCAGTTTCTGGGGCTACAGTTGGGAGGAAATCCAGGCGATCCAGGTCTGAAAGTGATACTTCAACAATGGCTGCCAAGAAAAACCGACAGTCTAGCGATAAGCAGAATGGTCGAGTTACCAAGGTAAAAGGCCATCGAAGCCAAAAGCACAAAGAAAGAATCCGTCTCTTAAGACAGAAGCGGGAGGCAGCTGCTCGCAAGAAGTAcaacctgctgcaggacagcagtACCAGCGACAGTGACCTGACCTGTGACTCGAGCACGAGCTCATCAGATGATGATGAAGAGGTTTCAGGGAGCAGCAAGACAATCACTGCAGAGATACCAGGTAGAGGATGTTTTTTAAACTGAACTGTAACGCATCTGACATCGTTTCTCAGCTGTCATGCTAAATTACATGAGTGACACTTGAGAAAAACcgggagagctgcagctctgtgtaaaTTTGAAGACTGCAGTATGTTAACAAGACATGGGCAAATTTAAAATCTGTCCTGAGGTGCCAGTGCACTTTTGCACACCAACAAAGCTTAGAAATGGTCAATTGGAAAAAGGACTACCATTGAATTCTGGAGTTTTAAGTTCTTCTCCTTTGTAAGCCTCTATGAACTTTTATTAGTGCTGTCAAATCCCATTAGGTGGTGATAATCTAATAAATACATTCTTAGGATAAGTGGCCAGCTTTGCTTTAGGATATTAAGACCACAGTTCAGCAGCTGTGTCAGAAATAACATGGCATACCTCTCGCTCATGTTACAGTGAGGCCCCGTTCATTATTGCACTCGTGCCGTGCTTTCAGCTCTACATCTCAGTGCATGACAAACCTGTTTAGCCTTATTGTAAATTCTTGTGGGTTGTAGCTGGTCACCTGTTTTGGGACATAGATGCCAGTTTGTTTGTGTGGGTGCCAAGCTATAACCACACCTAATTTTTCAgcatttttgaggtcttttaaGGACCTATAAGTTATGTAGTTCTGATTTTTTGACACGTCTGTGTTAAGATTTGATCCAGCAAGCTATAGTGGCCTTCTCATAAATTTATTAAGGAAAGAAAGGtgaattcttcttttttttttttttggtctgctgAGCCTTTATTTCACTAGCCTAAGTGCTGTGGATAGATTTTGTGTGGGTTATTCTTGCAGAATATTATAACATAGAGCTATCATCCTATGGCAATCTTCATATGGCAatcaaaaataaaatcacataaAAATAAACCTTTTGGCTTTCCAATTTTTACTGGGTTACATGCCTttttgcctcttgtgctggtggttgggtttttttggagatAAATACCAGCTTACGTAGGGCAAGAGCATTTAAAGGAAAACTGCAATAATTAGTCTTAGACTAAGACGCTGAACTAGTGTTTGTTAGATTTAAAATTGGCATCAGACTTGACAAATGCCTTGTAACAAACTTGCTTATGGTGAATGATTCTGTCACCCTGAGTACTGGCATTCTTCCCACGTCTTGCTGGGAAGCAGGTTGCACAAAGGAAGCTAATGTTTATTATTAGAAAGTCTGGAAAGCCATAGTCCTGTAATTATTGTGTTGCAAACTTTTAGTGGAGATCTAAAATAATTTTTACCAATTTAGTACTCAGTCAGACTTTGACCTTTCATAGTTTTGTGCCTGTTTAGATTTACTACATTTGTACTTTACCAAGCAATTGAAGCTTCATTTAAAGCCTGCTGAAGAAGACTGTTTCATTAAGTTTTGGGACAGGTTCCTCACCCTCCAGAcagccccaaacacacacaacaaaTCCCCAAGTTATATAGATATATAATTTatttagttttggggtttttttaatgtcataAAAGTACCTTGTGACCCAGAAAGGCACCACATGATATTTCTGTATATGCTTAGATTTCAGACTTCCACTGCAGGGACCTGAAGCCACTCTGGGGTACTTATGTGTCACTAGGCTCTTCTGTATTTGAGCTCTCCATCTTTAGCTGCGAGGTGCTTGCAGTGAAACAAGGCAATGACTTGATGACTTGGTGGTGATTACACCAAGGCCCCACTTGACCTGTGATGCAAGATGTGGGAGTGTAGAAACCATCCTGAGGAGCAATGACATTTTACTTCTTTAATCACAGTTAGCTGCTTGATGGTAAATTACATTGAAGAGATTAGAACTTGTGGCCTGTCATTTTGAAATTGGGTGTAATTCATACCTGCCACATTGCGGTTTTCCTTTAAATAGAAGCGACTGTGGTTTGTGGGAAACAGTCTCCAAGTGCCAAAGCAAAATACATTCTGTAGAGATAAGGACAAGTTTGGCCAAAAAGGAATCCTCTTCTACTTGTGGGTTAATGAAACGTTGTGGTTGTAACAGATGCTGTGGAACTGTGAGTCTGAGTAGgactcccagctctctgtcacAGTGGTAGGTTCATATGCCATCTGTGATCCCTCTTCTTGGAACTGGCAAAGTGCTTAACTGaatatttttgttggttttttttttttttttgcactgggAAGCCATTTTAGTGTACTTAGTATTACACTGAGTGTCACCAAAACTTAGAGAATCAACATTTAGTTAGAAAATAATACAGGGAGTCAAAAGCACTACTGGAAGTTCAGGCCACACGTGTCCTCTGCACAAGTCAAAATCTGAGGTTCAGCTTGAACCTGAGTGTCAGGAAACTAGAGTGTACCTCTCAAGGCCACAAGCATGAAAAAGATGTTGGCCTTTACTTTTGAAAAAAGTCTCCACACCTTGATGCAGAAAAGTTTCACAGGCAGCCTGTGTTGTCCTTACTCTTAATGTGTTTGGATAATTCAGCTGTAGTGTTGTTTAGTATCTCGACATAGCTTATTACTGGGACTGATTTCAAAAGGTTGATGTATGAAAAACAGCTTTGCCAACAGAGATGCTCTAAAATTTCCAGTGAAAATGGGACCTTAATGTGCAGAAGTTATACATACCTTGGCTTTTAACCTTCTTGGACATGTAGTGTTACAGACAATAGTTTGCTTGTATTTGGTCTGAGAATTGAAGTGCCACATTTGAGAATACAGTAATCTTTCCTGTTGTGTAACAAAAGCTATTTCATTTTAATAGTGcaggttggtttcttttctttttttcaaagcaTCCACGTCACTGGCTCTGAAATAGGTTTGGTTAAATTAGGAAGGTAAGGAAAATGTTCAGTGAGGTAGATAATGACCTCGAGTTGTGAACTGAACGGTTGTGCAATACAGAGTCAGTTCTCTCTGCTAAACTCAAAGGTAATGTGGATTAAAATACAGgcagggttgttttttctcctcatgctgaagagTAAAGTGTTGAAGTCTTACTGGTGATAATTTTGACACAAATATTGTGAGCTCAGTAGGAACAAAGCACGACATATGTTGTTATTCTGAATACATTATATGTTGTTAATTTACACCTGAACTTCATGGGTgccactgaaaatatttttactgaACTGAGAAGTCATAATCTTGGTCTCCCTAGTTTGGGGAGTGCCATTTTAATTTGGGGAATGACTTTTGAATTGACAGAAACTGTCCCTCACCTGCAATAATGATTGAGCCTCTCTGTTGGCATGTAGGATCTTACCATTTGTAAATACCAGCAGGCATTCATGGCATAAGAGGATGAGCTTTGAGTCCTGAAATAGGCTTTACTAGACCTGCTGCTGTAGAAAATTTTTCCTTTAAACAGTTTCTAATTTGACCATGCATATTAACTCTGAATGAAATTGGCATGAGTGCAAATCTGGGAGTCAGTATTTATTTCTCTCTAAACATTTTCtttggaaggaggaaggggttTTAAAAAATTCAAATATGAAAATGTTAACATTTTACTACCATTGTGCTTTCCCCAACTCAGAAAATTAAGGGTGGCTTGTATTTTAGGCTTAAACAGtaaaaatacacagaaatcCAAAGAGAGGAGTACAGTGTGTGAGGGACTCTCAGATAGGTCACTGCTTCCTAAGAACTGTGCACAGATGTTGCGTGAAGCACCTTGCGAAGGACGAGTTTAGATGAAGTGACTCAAGATGGCCATTATATAAGAACATGGAAACCCAAAATCTACTAAGAATGATGTGCAGTAAGGTACTAATTTGAAATTGTTGTGTGGCATAGTAACATGGAGGCATCAATCATTAGAATTTTGGGTGCTGTTTTGCTGCTTTGAAAATGAGATACAGGTATTGCATTCTGACTGCTTTGCAACTGCTAATGTCTTTACCTTTAATCTGACATAACTTCGAAGGCTGTAGAGCTGTAAGTTTACAGGTAGCAAAGTGACCAGTTAGATAAATGCTGGCATTTCTAATataataaaaatgcattttgggGCCTGATTTTTAAACCTGAAGGcctccagcagagagcagattGAATAAGGCTTGTTGCAAGAACTGCAAGGGAAACACTGGAAACATTAATTTGCTGCTACTGTCAATTGTAGATACTCTGCGAATGATGCCTTTTTAAAAACAGTATTGCAAGGTAATATGTAGTTATTCTACTTTACAAACCCATGTTGTCATCTTTGACCATGCTATCTCACTCTTCACTTTAAAAGTTCAAAATGCAGTTAAAGCTTTCTAAGCATTACTTAAAGGTGTAGGCCTCTGGAAATCAGAAATACTGCCATTTATTACATGATCGTAGGATAGAATCCCTGACTGAAGACAAATGACAGGCAGTCATGTTGAATGTTTAACCCTGGGAATATAGGAATAGAGGAATATTCtttttcagagaggaaaaagacatTGCATATAGAAGAGGAACCATGGTTTAGGAAAAAGTTACTGTTTCACTTAATTACTTTCAATTAAAATGCAGTTGGATAGAAGCAAATTAATTGCTGTAAAGTATTTTTGAGCAGAGGACCTGAATGCTGAATTTCCAGCCTGTTCAACAGGTAAACAGGTGACAGAGAAGACTTAAAAAGGGAGTTTACTAGAAGTTTTTTGGCCTCCTGCAGGTAGCTTTGCTACTGCTGGAAAATAAGAGACTAATCCTGGGCTTTGTTTAGCTCTTAGTGAGGGACTGATGTGTAGCTCATAAATAGCTCCTAAAAAGAAAGTATTGTTTAATTCTGCAATTTCAGGTACACAGTGAAGTCCCAATAAGGATTTAGTGCCTTATGCTTTTATTAGTAAAAATTTGCTTAGGTTGTGCAGTGATTTAGTCTTAGGATATCctattttctattctttttaAGCTAGAGGATCCCACAAGTTTTGTGTTCATGTTTGTCAGATGTTGTAATGACTTTGTGTAGCTTAATGTGATGCTTGTCTTGTTTTCAGCATTATTATAGTTAACATTTGTGTATTCAGAGGGCATGCACACGTTATTTACTATTCTTCAAAAAAGGTACAGgttttcttggggttttgttgtttcctAGAGGATTCCTGAGTGAACTCTGAATCTAAAAATGGGGATATCAGTGCCTTTTCTTATTAATATGTAGAGTAAATTAATGAGAATGGCCTTCTCTTGCTGctaaagtttttcctcataatCCCAAAGCCAGTCATTTTAAACCATCTTTTTTATtaatagaagaaaaaacaatCTCCTTCCAGCTATGCCCTGTCTGTTTTCTGCCTTAACTGGAATTGCACTAGAATGCTGCGTAGTTGGTGGCTCCTGCAGTGAAGGGCACACTTTGAATTGGTGTGGGGCTGATCACTCCACGTTGTGTGGTTTACCCCTACAGTGTAGTGCTGTCCATCAAGCCTGATGGAGGTTGCTTTCAGCTCATGTATTAGCATAGCATTCACATATCCTTCCatgtttgtgtatgtgtgacTGTGTGGTGTGTTCTCTTTGTTGGCATTTAGTGTGTTTCCCAAAACTGGACCAAGAGCTTTGCTCTTGGCTACTGTTAGATGCTGCAATCACTGTATCAGCCTTTAACGTCTCGCAGCTGGTGTGCAGTTTTGTCTGTGTTTCACACTCCATTACCAAAAGGTTCAAATGTGCAGGTAAAATACACCCCATTTTTCAAGTTTATCAAACAGTAGAACTTTGGATCACAGTTCAACAGTTTAAATATGTTACTGTGTAATGGTTTTGTCAAGGAATTGGACTAATTTGGATTAtttaaaaaatacccaaaccaaccaaatgaaaaacaacaggttaaaaaaacaacaaccctaCATGCATTTGTGACATAATTTTCTGAGAGTTccaagaataaaaataattttgaagcCAAAATTTCTGTTATTACCTCAGTGGgagaggaaaaccaaaaccaaccaactaaacaaaagaaaacagacaaacaaaaacaaaaacccaaaccaaaaagaataACAGAAATATTCTGTTGTTGATGATGGTGATACTGTTGGTTGATATTTGCTAAGTCCTCCCCTGTTGTCATGTCCAAGGGACACAACTAGAAAAGTTTGTTTTCCTGAGCTAACATGCCTTAATAAACAGTGTTATGTTCTTACTTAATGATGTCTTATCAAATGGCCTCAATGTCTTTAAAGCTGGCTTCAGTCGTGCTGGGGGATCTGGAGGAGCGACCAGGGAAATTCCAGGATTGCTTGACAGGGGCACCGTGTGGGATAGGAACTGCATAGGCAATGTCCTGGAAGAGGCCATGAACTGCTTTGCCGAGATGCAGAGGCAGACAGAGGAGAAATTTCGCTTGTGGATAGAAAAGCTAACCCATCTTGACACGgatgaagaaagcaagcaacaaCTGGAGCCCAGGGAACCTAAAATTCAACTAGTTGGCCAAAGAATCCCCCCTACCACACAGTCAGGGGCTTTCATGCAGATGCCTGATAGCCAAGTACTTCCACAGCAGTCGTCCAATTCTTACATGGGCTATCAGAATGTTGATGCAACGCTAGAGTTTCCAGCGACTTTTAATAACAATTTTCCACCTCTGTTTCCTGAGAATGGGAATATTGCAGAGCGTGATTTGAATCAGTCATAAACTTGAAAAAAGCAGTCTCTGCTATCTTGATGTTACTTTGAATGATGCTCAGAACAaagtttgcttttctctttgtatatgtttgttttggctttctCTTTTGTGTTCTATTACCAtggtatcttttttttcttttctttaaataccCCACAGTGTACCCCACATGCATGTGCCAGCACACACATACAAACACCTTTAgaggggtgtgtgtgcaggggaaCCACTCTAAGCTTTCATCACAAAACCTGGGAAAATGTAACTTAGAATCCTTGCTTAGGTACCCCAAAATGAGTAGAGCTGTGTTTGATACAATAGGAGCATTCAGAGTATTCATCCAAACGCTCTTTCTCGCATGCTAGAACATTTATATAAGGAAGTAAGTTTTATATTTAAAGATGTGAAGTACCCTAGAGAACCAGACTAGTTAGAGATCCATAATATTTTCTCAGCTGTCTGTTTACTCCCAAGTTTTGCAGCTTGAACTTGTCTCACAttagtttttttccttctctttaggCAGGTTTCAAAAGCTTCCCTTGAAGATGTATCTATGTATAACAAATATAcacagcagattttttttttccctcctcccattTAGTAGTTCACTTTCTGTGCAGAGCTTTTATTAGTGTCACTGCTGTATTGCACATGGCATatttaaagcagcagctgccgtATATTGTGTGCACAGATATGCACATGCATACACGCATGCTTGGTTTGGGTGGAAGTCATCTCCTCTAAGTTTAAGGTGTCTACTTTGCTCTTCTGTCCATCCTCTGCATCAATGGTAAGAGATAAGCCTACAGAGGGCACCTCCTGGCAGTGCCTTCCCCTTCCATTTGTTGTCTAAACTTCCCTGATAAGCAGTTTAGATAACTTTTGGCTGAGTGTAGGTGACATGAGTCACACCCGACTGCATGTGCATGCATGGCCTGTGCACACAAAGcgctgctgcttccttctctgTGTGCGATCAAGTCGCATCCTCCGTGCTGCGATAGAGAGAGTCGTGTCAGTCCCAGGACGAGCTGCAGCCACTAGATGGACTGAGCCTTGGCACAGGAATTTAAAGGAAGTTTTAGCAGCCAGATTAGTAATCACTGTGGTAGTCTGAAGGTAGAGGCTGCTAGTCTTGGTCAGACATCAGGAGCTTCTTCTGAACCACATCTGAATGCCACTGAGATCATTACTTACCTGTGATGGGGAATGCCAGAGCATTAATTTCATTCAAATAATACAGTAACTTGATattgtgtggattttttttttatactgaTAGTTATCCTGAATAGGCAGGCTTAAAACTGTGATGCTTAAAGTAGGATTAATTTAATCTATATATTAGAAATCTCTATTTACTTCTTACTATTATTGCTAAACATGGGGATTTTTTCTCACTTCTTCATTAAGGCCTTTCTTTTGTGAAGTAACTTCAGTTTAGCTACCAAAAATTTCTATCATCAGCTAGAACTTGCTAAAATCTCTAatgcaaattaaaaaatattctaATAAGGGAAATTGCATAGACTTAATTAAATAAGGAGAACACTAGAGGTTTCCTTTAGTCCTGGTATTTTACATTTCCTAATGTAGCATAATTTCTTTGCTTCCATTTGGAAGCAGCCACTGTATTTTATGTCagtctgattatttttttgttgttgttgttttcttttttccccccttcctgaAGTCCATGGGAGTTTTTCCGTCTATTTATATGGGGGTTTGGATCAAACCTGTAACAGGAGCTCAAGAAACGCTTTTTCTTATCAGTATGATACTAACACTAGTGTTTTAACATTCTTGgcccagattttttttttttttaaagtatgtgatgccttcattaaaaaaaaaaaaaaaaggacaaaaaaaaagggttagagaggtGTGTTATTTTCAGAGTAACTCTTTGAAAAAGACTATGCAGGAGAGAATTTTTAAGTACtggaataaattctttacagatCGCCTTCATGCATAATTTTGATACAAAACTTTTGATATGAACTTGTAAGAAAACTCCCTAATCTGACATTGTGTGCATTTAGCTGTAGGTAAAGAGTTAGATGAGTTTGTGTTTGTCTGCAGTGTAAGAAACTTGTCCTTACCTGCTTAAAACTTAAAATATTTCAGGGAAGATTATTTGCTGACATAAAATCAGTTCCTTCTGGTGTTCATAGATTTGAGATAgagatacatatatatatacaccttTATGATAAGAACAGCATACTTTAAGGCATGACAACTTTGCAAGCCTTCCCATGcatgcagaagcagctttttaGCAGTGActggtttctttttatttctaagAGTCACTTAACTTGGTATGTCTGTAAGCATGCCCTTAACATTTTTCTTTATGAAATAGTATGTATGTATGAATTAGATACTTACAAACAACTTGTGTGAGGGGATTAATTGAACTCCTTTATCTCTCAGAATGGATGATAACTGTTCGGGATGTAGTCAGCGACAGTTCTTTCAACTTTTAATGTTTCAGTTAGGTAATctcttcaaacaaacaaaccccaaaaaaccccagaaccaagcaaacaacagcaaacaatacacacacacacaaaaaaaaaccaagcccaaAATACTGGGataaatgaaaaggaaaggggaaaaaaaaaaatttagttACTATAGGCAAAAAGTAAAAACTCAAGCATTTTATCCATTTGTTGATGGTAGTTTTTTCAGTGCAGGTAGCTAGGAATGTGAAAGAGCAAGCAAGAGCATTACAGCAATAGAGTATATAGTCTTCAAAGCTGTACTCTTCTAAGGATAAAAGCATTCCAAGGTACCTATAAGACTGAAGGAATAGTTCAGATGAAATATAATTTTAACTATTGCCCTTCACAAAATCTACCTAGTGTAAGACCAGTGATTGTCAATGGTAaatattgttttggttggttgctcTTTTTAACACTTGCCTCAAACCTGGAGCCAGGACTTCAGCTGTCAAAAATAATCTCCTTTGAAATGAGTAGTGTGTGTTGATTTGCACAGTAGAGTATTTTGTCCATTAGCTTGTTTTCCACTCTCTTCTTCTgaaagaagctgggaggggagccCCACCTTTCTGTTGTTCAGGTGTAGTGTAACCTACCTGGTGAAGGATTTCACAGGCTGTCAAATGTaacaggagcatctctcttcTTGCTTTGTATTGTGAATTTAAAAGACGCAGAGCACTGGAGAAACCAACCTCTAATTAGCTATGCCAGCGATGGAGCAGTATTTCAAATGTGTGGgtcagcctgagagagttggggttgttcagtctggagaagagaaggctcccaggagacctaattgtggccttccagtatctgcagggggctacaagaaagctggggagggacttctgagggtgtcagggagtgataggacgggggggaatggagcaaaactagacataggtagattcagattggctgtgaggaagaagttgttccccaggagggtggtgagagactggcacaggttgcccagggaggtggtggaagcctcatgcctggaggtgtttgcagccaggctggatgtgtctgtgagcaacctgctgtagtgtgaggtgtccctgcccatggcaggggggttggaagatcttggaggtcccttccaaccctgggaattctttgtttctatgatttctgTGAGAAAACAGATTCCTAATACATCacttcagatttattttttttttctcttggaagTATTGTTACTACATTATAGGGCTGCAGTGAAATTTTTCAGGGTTTCCATTAAATGGTCTCATGTATGAAGGGCTTTGACTTGAAACTTTCAGGGAGTTAAAATTTCTTCAGCTGAAATTTTAACATAAATTTTAATCTTATCCATTCCATATTTGGTTAAAGCAGTCTGGCCTTACTTAAGACTGTCCTAAGATTATCTGACGGAAACTTTCCTTACTTTCCAACCCAGAGTTACATTTTTGAATGTATGTTTATGTTATCATCTCAACAAATTCCTCCCAAACTGCCAAATTTTCAGGCAGAGGAGAAATCAATATGAGTTTTGCTCAGATGTGGAGACTCACAGATGATAATTTAAAACCTCCCTCATTGCCCTGAGTTCTGTACTTTAGAACGGCATAAAGAAACATGCTGGAGAATCACACTCACCTTAGGGTTTTGAAGAGTAAATGCATCGCTGATGTGGACTGATGCAATCCCAGGAAAGATGGTGCCAGTTTAAATCCAGCTGGCTCTTTCAGGTTGCCTATATTGCCATTTGTAATGTTGCATCATGTATTTTCAAGGTGGCAGCTGTTTCTGCATGGGAGTGATTAAACACGGGTATGACCATGCTGTCAGGGTTTGGTCGCAGGTGAAACACAGCGACTTTGTTAGGGTCTTTTTTTGTGCAAGCGCAAAAGAAGTAAGTCTTTGTGAAAAGTCTCAGTCTAAATGTCACTGAATGTCAAACTGACAGCCcagtaaaagaaaaattaaaggaTCTGTTCCTAGAATTGGGCCCTGTGTAGGAGGACTTTTGTGTGCAGTGTTTTCTGCAGGCTTGGCTGCAGGTTCTTTTTCAGGCATTtgtgctgcttcccttccctcaaGTGGGGTTTTAAGGAAGGTCTGTAGGGAATTCCACCCTTCACACATCATTTTATCTGAGAGCCTGGTGTTTCCTTCATAAGCTTCTCTACAAAATATATAAATTTGCAAGTTTTAtttaggaaataaaaaaataaaaaggcaggtAATTTACAGCGCAGGATGGATTAAA is a genomic window of Dryobates pubescens isolate bDryPub1 chromosome Z, bDryPub1.pri, whole genome shotgun sequence containing:
- the ARK2N gene encoding protein C18orf25 homolog isoform X1, producing MKMEAVGKTEELVDSEVPPKTSAKQETAPDEDGPIELETQNQKDNMPTAADSAVLSSMPCLLMELRRDSSESQLASTESDKPTGGRVYESDSSNHCMLSPSSSGHLADSDTLSSTEENEPCQAEAAVEGDPSAVSGATVGRKSRRSRSESDTSTMAAKKNRQSSDKQNGRVTKVKGHRSQKHKERIRLLRQKREAAARKKYNLLQDSSTSDSDLTCDSSTSSSDDDEEVSGSSKTITAEIPAGFSRAGGSGGATREIPGLLDRGTVWDRNCIGNVLEEAMNCFAEMQRQTEEKFRLWIEKLTHLDTDEESKQQLEPREPKIQLVGQRIPPTTQSGAFMQMPDSQVLPQQSSNSYMGYQNVDATLEFPATFNNNFPPLFPENGNIAERDLNQS
- the ARK2N gene encoding protein C18orf25 homolog isoform X2 — its product is MKMEAVGKTEELVDSEVPPKTSAKQETAPDEDGPIELETQNQKDNMPTAADSAVLSSMPCLLMELRRDSSESQLASTESDKPTGGRVYESDSSNHCMLSPSSSGHLADSDTLSSTEENEPCQAEAAVEGDPSAVSGATVGRKSRRSRSESDTSTMAAKKNRQSSDKQNGRVTKVKGHRSQKHKERIRLLRQKREAAARKKYNLLQDSSTSDSDLTCDSSTSSSDDDEEVSGSSKTITAEIPDGPPVVAHYDISDTNSDPEVVNVDNLLAAAVVQEHSNSLANQDSASTWRARGLLDKLNADAGHLDPGFIVSDKTSSGNAQITEEINITSSDSEVEIVGVQEHARCAHPRGGVIQSVSSWKHGSGSQYVNTQQTQSWTAVTPQQNWSSPPEVVDLTLDEDTRRKYLL